In Tachysurus fulvidraco isolate hzauxx_2018 chromosome 25, HZAU_PFXX_2.0, whole genome shotgun sequence, the following proteins share a genomic window:
- the LOC113660126 gene encoding centrosome and spindle pole-associated protein 1 isoform X6, producing the protein MVTECGYMPYMEMKSSFAQNTEENEPPGKTTSQTKQNKDDGYGLSLQLGEEYERKKQKLKEELRLDYRRFVLEKQNVSVNEPFSQSQTQSLLTRERRSTKDTMQGERTKDYSPLLRGEEELQKIRKTSNAPQPRGKDPFIPTTSYHPSFSPKPRGRKSPERLKYSKRDNPIDRVSHAARMPARRDLEDIPRRWLRRYRRERYSSDEELSSDDEEQEELEFLQKRRPRHRPEPALAGRRHRKLQHRADRFTQENREAEEPTVNVEDHQEENRRTPLAPIKANPLAPAQARAANKRNMTEFATGLMIGAAEGEEAVQRRKERYRQELLEQIAEQRKNKKKEKELELRVAATGAIDPEKEHQQKQCMTVYLPGLPQPDRIKQFGAVRREHEGRRRDVPYKPGTGLDTLGADMNKRTQEVEREPPEKPRMAFQSPILEYSTALGHLGNTASTGVRNVGVAAFNKNLPKDFSGTLGEMVAPRVARVAPPPAPTLSEAYSTPYDEAYYYYGARNPLDPNLTNYGPPAEHPPPNLPVGAFKSVLQPPAGVFAQPAPQYGISPSGIGMGANPERHQYSKDRTQSYKEALQQQIEERQERKRREREEQERYEAKLEAEMKAYEPWGRGGAGAPLRDEQGNLISDLKRMHRSNEEAYANPESRNKTEVESGECTGATKRPEDKDFTLHRASDNKVSSFTQPSPHARGNVFSELPTPQQLRDQERYKESLKQQIEEKRRIEAERREKLRLEEEKEEKRLAEERVQMQRQFEEEQKKERRKENTREQEVNRQAEERHREAEKKRQEKKGNDALKRQYEQERQARLEQEFRTHSPPIPTIQKKLGHQVSPRPPSVKSQRSTSAYSVRSISTPQSPPVPARRNQIRAAEEQQDVIRKLSFMRRHLRSEQKRLEGQLQHSDREDTQTPLKNRAQPPLNAFDIARLRMEMPVKRPPSNTRALNKQIMHDFNQLKYRDSESREEVRQAYPEPPTDEASLEIQQQALLREQQQRLHNMQRARAVGRIPKHARIRSNSLYTEEINGLL; encoded by the exons ATGGTGACAGAATGTGGATACATGCCTTATATGGAAATGAAG TCAAGCTTTGCTCAAAATACAGAGGAAAACGAGCCTCCTGGCAAAACTACGTCACAAACCAAACAGAATAAAG atgATGGATATGGTTTAAGTTTGCAGCTGGGAGAGGAATATGAAAGGAAAAAGCAAAAGCTGAAGGAAGAGCTTCGCCTGGATTACAGGCGCTTTGTGTTGGAG AAACAAAATGTCAGTGTCAATGAGCCATTTTCTCAATCCCAAACACAGTCTCTCCTCACAAGAGAGAGAAGATCTACTAaa gatACAATGCAAGGTGAGAGGACTAAGGACTACAGTCCGTTACTCCGAGGAGAGGAGGAACTGCAGAAGATACGAAAAACTTCAAATGCCCCACAG CCCCGGGGAAAAGATCCCTTCATCCCTACAACCTCATACCATCCATCGTTTTCTCCAAAGCCACGAGGACGCAAGAGTCCAGAGAGGCTGAAGTATTCCAAGAGAGACAACCCGATTGATCGTGTGTCTCATGCTGCCCGGATGCCAGCGAGAAGAGATTTGGAGGACATACCCAGACGCTGGCTAAGGAGGTACAGGCGGGAACGCTACAGCTCTGATGAGGAGCTGAGCTCTGATGATGAGGAACAAGAGGAGCTAGAGTTTCTGCAAAAGAGGAGGCCCAGACATCGACCTGAGCCTGCACTGGCTGGCAGGAGACACAGAAAACTCCAACACAGAGCTGATAG GTTTACTCAGGAGAACAGAGAAGCGGAGGAACCAACCGTTAATGTAGAGGACCATCAAGAGGAAAACAGACGGACTCCACTGGCACCGATAAAAGCCAA TCCACTAGCACCAGCGCAAGCCAGAGCTGCAAACAAGAGGAACATGACCGAGTTTGCTACAGGACTTATGATCG GGGCTGCTGAGGGAGAGGAAGCTGTACAGAGAAGAAAGGAGCGCTACAGACAGGAGCTACTGGAGCAAATAGCTGAACAGcgcaaaaataagaaaaa GGAAAAGGAGCTCGAATTGAGAGTTGCTGCTACAGGAGCTATCGACCCGGAGAAAGAG CACCAACAGAAGCAG TGTATGACCGTGTACCTGCCTGGTCTCCCACAGCCTGACAGGATTAAACAGTTTGGTGCTGTACGGAGGGAGCATGAAGGCAGGAGACGAGACGTGCCCTACAAGCCTGGAACGGGACTGGACACCCTCGGGGCGGACATGAACAAGAGGACACAGGAAGTAGAGAGAGAGCCACCGGAGAAACCCCGCATGGCCTTCCAGTCTCCTATTCTGGAATACAGCACCGCTCTGGGGCACCTGGGTAACACGGCGAGCACCGGAGTCAGAAACGTCGGCGTTGCGGCGTTCAACAAAAACTTGCCCAAAGACTTCTCAGGAACTCTTGGAGAAATGGTTGCCCCCAG AGTTGCAAGAGTTGCTCCTCCACCTGCACCCACGCTGTCCGAGGCATACAGCACTCCGTACGATGAAGCCTACTATTACTACGGAGCCAGGAATCCCCTAGACCCGAATCTGACCAACT atggaCCTCCAGCAGAGCACCCACCGCCTAATCTACCAGTCGGAGCATTTAAATCAGTCCTTCAGCCTCCTGCTGGAGTCTTTGCACA ACCAGCTCCACAGTATGGCATTTCTCCTTCTGGAATTGGGATGGGAGCAAATCCTGAGCGGCACCAATATTCCAAGGACCGTACACAAAGCTACAAGGAGGCACTTCAACAACAG ATTGAAGAGAGGCAGGAAAGGAAGAGACGAGAGAGGGAGGAGCAGGAAAGGTACGAGGCGAAACTGGAGGCAGAGATGAAAGCCTATGAGCCGTGGGGAAGAGGAGGCGCTGGGGCTCCACTTAGGGACGAACAAGGAAACCTAATCA GTGATCTGAAGCGTATGCACAGAAGCAACGAGGAGGCATACGCCAACCCAGAGTCACGTAACAAAACAGAAGTAGAATCAGGGGAGTGCACTGGAGCCACAAAAAGGCCAGAGGATAAGGATTTTACTTTACACAGAGCATCAGATAACAAAG TTTCGTCCTTCACCCAGCCATCACCACACGCTCGAGGAAACGTGTTCAGCGAGCTTCCAACGCCACAGCAGCTCCGTGACCAGGAGAGATACAAGGAGAGTCTAAAACAGCAG ATAGAGGAGAAGCGGAGGATCGaagcagagaggagagagaagctgcggctggaggaggagaaggaggagaagaggcTGGCTGAAGAGAGAGTGCAAATGCAGAGGCAGTTTGAGGAGGAGCAAAAGAAGGAAAGACGCAAG GAAAACACCCGAGAGCAGGAGGTGAACCGGCAAGCTGAGGAGCGGCACAGGGAGGCCGAAAAGAAGAGGCAGGAAAAGAAGGGGAATGACGCATTAAAGCGGCAGTACGAGCAGGAAAGGCAAGCCCGGCTGGAACAG GAGTTCAGGACTCATTCACCACCCATCCCTACAATCCAAAAGAAATTAGGCCACCAGGTTTCTCCCAGACCGCCTTCAGTCAAGAGCCAACGGTCAACTTCAGCTTACTCT GTTCGGTCTATTTCCACTCCCCAGTCCCCACCTGTTCCTGCACGGAGGAACCAGATCAGAGCAGCAG aggaACAGCAAGATGTGATCAGGAAGTTATCATTTATGCGTCGGCACCTCCGAAGTGAGCAGAAACGGCTCGAAGGGCAGCTACAACACTCCGACAGAGAGGATACGCAAACTCCCTTGAAAAACAG agcGCAACCTCCACTCAACGCCTTTGACATAGCCAGGCTGCGGATGGAGATGCCTGTAAAGAGACCCCCTTCAAACACCAGAGCACTGAACAAGCAGATCATGCACGACTTCAACCAGCTCAAGTACAGAG ACAGCGAGTCCCGTGAAGAAGTAAGGCAGGCGTATCCCGAACCACCCACTGATGAGGCCAGCCTGGAAATCCAGCAGCAGGCTCTGCTCAGAGAGCAACAACAAAGACTCCACAACATGCAAAGAGCCAGAGCTGTCGGTCGGATCCCCAAACACGCACGCATACGATCAAACTCTCTTTATACAGAAGAAATTAATGG ATTACTTTGA
- the LOC113660126 gene encoding centrosome and spindle pole-associated protein 1 isoform X5: MVTECGYMPYMEMKSSFAQNTEENEPPGKTTSQTKQNKDDGYGLSLQLGEEYERKKQKLKEELRLDYRRFVLEDTMQGERTKDYSPLLRGEEELQKIRKTSNAPQPRGKDPFIPTTSYHPSFSPKPRGRKSPERLKYSKRDNPIDRVSHAARMPARRDLEDIPRRWLRRYRRERYSSDEELSSDDEEQEELEFLQKRRPRHRPEPALAGRRHRKLQHRADRFTQENREAEEPTVNVEDHQEENRRTPLAPIKANPLAPAQARAANKRNMTEFATGLMIGAAEGEEAVQRRKERYRQELLEQIAEQRKNKKKEKELELRVAATGAIDPEKEHQQKQCMTVYLPGLPQPDRIKQFGAVRREHEGRRRDVPYKPGTGLDTLGADMNKRTQEVEREPPEKPRMAFQSPILEYSTALGHLGNTASTGVRNVGVAAFNKNLPKDFSGTLGEMVAPRVARVAPPPAPTLSEAYSTPYDEAYYYYGARNPLDPNLTNYGPPAEHPPPNLPVGAFKSVLQPPAGVFAQPAPQYGISPSGIGMGANPERHQYSKDRTQSYKEALQQQIEERQERKRREREEQERYEAKLEAEMKAYEPWGRGGAGAPLRDEQGNLISDLKRMHRSNEEAYANPESRNKTEVESGECTGATKRPEDKDFTLHRASDNKVSSFTQPSPHARGNVFSELPTPQQLRDQERYKESLKQQIEEKRRIEAERREKLRLEEEKEEKRLAEERVQMQRQFEEEQKKERRKENTREQEVNRQAEERHREAEKKRQEKKGNDALKRQYEQERQARLEQEFRTHSPPIPTIQKKLGHQVSPRPPSVKSQRSTSAYSVRSISTPQSPPVPARRNQIRAAEEQQDVIRKLSFMRRHLRSEQKRLEGQLQHSDREDTQTPLKNRAQPPLNAFDIARLRMEMPVKRPPSNTRALNKQIMHDFNQLKYRDSESREEVRQAYPEPPTDEASLEIQQQALLREQQQRLHNMQRARAVDYFDLSSPMKPAPLRSNGYAEEAERDTQLESESAFIDANGCSLPITPRSDRISARERRRRARRKDYSDDGETPSRERNSYSLGSANSFQLDRVRELNHRRMRVLDDMSEKDWRSGEISADEGDDLWQYTPSPPSAGRVSTTTVATEAWLRPGTTEALKKLMAGRRPSSRDLPRNERDAPSTYHG, encoded by the exons ATGGTGACAGAATGTGGATACATGCCTTATATGGAAATGAAG TCAAGCTTTGCTCAAAATACAGAGGAAAACGAGCCTCCTGGCAAAACTACGTCACAAACCAAACAGAATAAAG atgATGGATATGGTTTAAGTTTGCAGCTGGGAGAGGAATATGAAAGGAAAAAGCAAAAGCTGAAGGAAGAGCTTCGCCTGGATTACAGGCGCTTTGTGTTGGAG gatACAATGCAAGGTGAGAGGACTAAGGACTACAGTCCGTTACTCCGAGGAGAGGAGGAACTGCAGAAGATACGAAAAACTTCAAATGCCCCACAG CCCCGGGGAAAAGATCCCTTCATCCCTACAACCTCATACCATCCATCGTTTTCTCCAAAGCCACGAGGACGCAAGAGTCCAGAGAGGCTGAAGTATTCCAAGAGAGACAACCCGATTGATCGTGTGTCTCATGCTGCCCGGATGCCAGCGAGAAGAGATTTGGAGGACATACCCAGACGCTGGCTAAGGAGGTACAGGCGGGAACGCTACAGCTCTGATGAGGAGCTGAGCTCTGATGATGAGGAACAAGAGGAGCTAGAGTTTCTGCAAAAGAGGAGGCCCAGACATCGACCTGAGCCTGCACTGGCTGGCAGGAGACACAGAAAACTCCAACACAGAGCTGATAG GTTTACTCAGGAGAACAGAGAAGCGGAGGAACCAACCGTTAATGTAGAGGACCATCAAGAGGAAAACAGACGGACTCCACTGGCACCGATAAAAGCCAA TCCACTAGCACCAGCGCAAGCCAGAGCTGCAAACAAGAGGAACATGACCGAGTTTGCTACAGGACTTATGATCG GGGCTGCTGAGGGAGAGGAAGCTGTACAGAGAAGAAAGGAGCGCTACAGACAGGAGCTACTGGAGCAAATAGCTGAACAGcgcaaaaataagaaaaa GGAAAAGGAGCTCGAATTGAGAGTTGCTGCTACAGGAGCTATCGACCCGGAGAAAGAG CACCAACAGAAGCAG TGTATGACCGTGTACCTGCCTGGTCTCCCACAGCCTGACAGGATTAAACAGTTTGGTGCTGTACGGAGGGAGCATGAAGGCAGGAGACGAGACGTGCCCTACAAGCCTGGAACGGGACTGGACACCCTCGGGGCGGACATGAACAAGAGGACACAGGAAGTAGAGAGAGAGCCACCGGAGAAACCCCGCATGGCCTTCCAGTCTCCTATTCTGGAATACAGCACCGCTCTGGGGCACCTGGGTAACACGGCGAGCACCGGAGTCAGAAACGTCGGCGTTGCGGCGTTCAACAAAAACTTGCCCAAAGACTTCTCAGGAACTCTTGGAGAAATGGTTGCCCCCAG AGTTGCAAGAGTTGCTCCTCCACCTGCACCCACGCTGTCCGAGGCATACAGCACTCCGTACGATGAAGCCTACTATTACTACGGAGCCAGGAATCCCCTAGACCCGAATCTGACCAACT atggaCCTCCAGCAGAGCACCCACCGCCTAATCTACCAGTCGGAGCATTTAAATCAGTCCTTCAGCCTCCTGCTGGAGTCTTTGCACA ACCAGCTCCACAGTATGGCATTTCTCCTTCTGGAATTGGGATGGGAGCAAATCCTGAGCGGCACCAATATTCCAAGGACCGTACACAAAGCTACAAGGAGGCACTTCAACAACAG ATTGAAGAGAGGCAGGAAAGGAAGAGACGAGAGAGGGAGGAGCAGGAAAGGTACGAGGCGAAACTGGAGGCAGAGATGAAAGCCTATGAGCCGTGGGGAAGAGGAGGCGCTGGGGCTCCACTTAGGGACGAACAAGGAAACCTAATCA GTGATCTGAAGCGTATGCACAGAAGCAACGAGGAGGCATACGCCAACCCAGAGTCACGTAACAAAACAGAAGTAGAATCAGGGGAGTGCACTGGAGCCACAAAAAGGCCAGAGGATAAGGATTTTACTTTACACAGAGCATCAGATAACAAAG TTTCGTCCTTCACCCAGCCATCACCACACGCTCGAGGAAACGTGTTCAGCGAGCTTCCAACGCCACAGCAGCTCCGTGACCAGGAGAGATACAAGGAGAGTCTAAAACAGCAG ATAGAGGAGAAGCGGAGGATCGaagcagagaggagagagaagctgcggctggaggaggagaaggaggagaagaggcTGGCTGAAGAGAGAGTGCAAATGCAGAGGCAGTTTGAGGAGGAGCAAAAGAAGGAAAGACGCAAG GAAAACACCCGAGAGCAGGAGGTGAACCGGCAAGCTGAGGAGCGGCACAGGGAGGCCGAAAAGAAGAGGCAGGAAAAGAAGGGGAATGACGCATTAAAGCGGCAGTACGAGCAGGAAAGGCAAGCCCGGCTGGAACAG GAGTTCAGGACTCATTCACCACCCATCCCTACAATCCAAAAGAAATTAGGCCACCAGGTTTCTCCCAGACCGCCTTCAGTCAAGAGCCAACGGTCAACTTCAGCTTACTCT GTTCGGTCTATTTCCACTCCCCAGTCCCCACCTGTTCCTGCACGGAGGAACCAGATCAGAGCAGCAG aggaACAGCAAGATGTGATCAGGAAGTTATCATTTATGCGTCGGCACCTCCGAAGTGAGCAGAAACGGCTCGAAGGGCAGCTACAACACTCCGACAGAGAGGATACGCAAACTCCCTTGAAAAACAG agcGCAACCTCCACTCAACGCCTTTGACATAGCCAGGCTGCGGATGGAGATGCCTGTAAAGAGACCCCCTTCAAACACCAGAGCACTGAACAAGCAGATCATGCACGACTTCAACCAGCTCAAGTACAGAG ACAGCGAGTCCCGTGAAGAAGTAAGGCAGGCGTATCCCGAACCACCCACTGATGAGGCCAGCCTGGAAATCCAGCAGCAGGCTCTGCTCAGAGAGCAACAACAAAGACTCCACAACATGCAAAGAGCCAGAGCTGTCG ATTACTTTGACCTGTCATCTCCCATGAAGCCTGCTCCTCTTCGG AGTAACGGTTATGCCGAAGAGgccgagagagacacacaattAGAGTCCGAGAGTGCTTTTATCG ACGCTAACGGCTGTTCCTTACCCATAACACCGCGCTCCGATCGAATCTCTGCTCGAGAGAGAAGACGGCGTGCCAGGAGGAAGGACTACTCCGAT
- the LOC113660126 gene encoding centrosome and spindle pole-associated protein 1 isoform X2 has protein sequence MVTECGYMPYMEMKSSFAQNTEENEPPGKTTSQTKQNKDDGYGLSLQLGEEYERKKQKLKEELRLDYRRFVLEKQNVSVNEPFSQSQTQSLLTRERRSTKDTMQGERTKDYSPLLRGEEELQKIRKTSNAPQPRGKDPFIPTTSYHPSFSPKPRGRKSPERLKYSKRDNPIDRVSHAARMPARRDLEDIPRRWLRRYRRERYSSDEELSSDDEEQEELEFLQKRRPRHRPEPALAGRRHRKLQHRADRFTQENREAEEPTVNVEDHQEENRRTPLAPIKANPLAPAQARAANKRNMTEFATGLMIGAAEGEEAVQRRKERYRQELLEQIAEQRKNKKKEKELELRVAATGAIDPEKECMTVYLPGLPQPDRIKQFGAVRREHEGRRRDVPYKPGTGLDTLGADMNKRTQEVEREPPEKPRMAFQSPILEYSTALGHLGNTASTGVRNVGVAAFNKNLPKDFSGTLGEMVAPRVARVAPPPAPTLSEAYSTPYDEAYYYYGARNPLDPNLTNYGPPAEHPPPNLPVGAFKSVLQPPAGVFAQPAPQYGISPSGIGMGANPERHQYSKDRTQSYKEALQQQIEERQERKRREREEQERYEAKLEAEMKAYEPWGRGGAGAPLRDEQGNLISDLKRMHRSNEEAYANPESRNKTEVESGECTGATKRPEDKDFTLHRASDNKVSSFTQPSPHARGNVFSELPTPQQLRDQERYKESLKQQIEEKRRIEAERREKLRLEEEKEEKRLAEERVQMQRQFEEEQKKERRKENTREQEVNRQAEERHREAEKKRQEKKGNDALKRQYEQERQARLEQEFRTHSPPIPTIQKKLGHQVSPRPPSVKSQRSTSAYSVRSISTPQSPPVPARRNQIRAAEEQQDVIRKLSFMRRHLRSEQKRLEGQLQHSDREDTQTPLKNRAQPPLNAFDIARLRMEMPVKRPPSNTRALNKQIMHDFNQLKYRDSESREEVRQAYPEPPTDEASLEIQQQALLREQQQRLHNMQRARAVDYFDLSSPMKPAPLRSNGYAEEAERDTQLESESAFIDANGCSLPITPRSDRISARERRRRARRKDYSDDGETPSRERNSYSLGSANSFQLDRVRELNHRRMRVLDDMSEKDWRSGEISADEGDDLWQYTPSPPSAGRVSTTTVATEAWLRPGTTEALKKLMAGRRPSSRDLPRNERDAPSTYHG, from the exons ATGGTGACAGAATGTGGATACATGCCTTATATGGAAATGAAG TCAAGCTTTGCTCAAAATACAGAGGAAAACGAGCCTCCTGGCAAAACTACGTCACAAACCAAACAGAATAAAG atgATGGATATGGTTTAAGTTTGCAGCTGGGAGAGGAATATGAAAGGAAAAAGCAAAAGCTGAAGGAAGAGCTTCGCCTGGATTACAGGCGCTTTGTGTTGGAG AAACAAAATGTCAGTGTCAATGAGCCATTTTCTCAATCCCAAACACAGTCTCTCCTCACAAGAGAGAGAAGATCTACTAaa gatACAATGCAAGGTGAGAGGACTAAGGACTACAGTCCGTTACTCCGAGGAGAGGAGGAACTGCAGAAGATACGAAAAACTTCAAATGCCCCACAG CCCCGGGGAAAAGATCCCTTCATCCCTACAACCTCATACCATCCATCGTTTTCTCCAAAGCCACGAGGACGCAAGAGTCCAGAGAGGCTGAAGTATTCCAAGAGAGACAACCCGATTGATCGTGTGTCTCATGCTGCCCGGATGCCAGCGAGAAGAGATTTGGAGGACATACCCAGACGCTGGCTAAGGAGGTACAGGCGGGAACGCTACAGCTCTGATGAGGAGCTGAGCTCTGATGATGAGGAACAAGAGGAGCTAGAGTTTCTGCAAAAGAGGAGGCCCAGACATCGACCTGAGCCTGCACTGGCTGGCAGGAGACACAGAAAACTCCAACACAGAGCTGATAG GTTTACTCAGGAGAACAGAGAAGCGGAGGAACCAACCGTTAATGTAGAGGACCATCAAGAGGAAAACAGACGGACTCCACTGGCACCGATAAAAGCCAA TCCACTAGCACCAGCGCAAGCCAGAGCTGCAAACAAGAGGAACATGACCGAGTTTGCTACAGGACTTATGATCG GGGCTGCTGAGGGAGAGGAAGCTGTACAGAGAAGAAAGGAGCGCTACAGACAGGAGCTACTGGAGCAAATAGCTGAACAGcgcaaaaataagaaaaa GGAAAAGGAGCTCGAATTGAGAGTTGCTGCTACAGGAGCTATCGACCCGGAGAAAGAG TGTATGACCGTGTACCTGCCTGGTCTCCCACAGCCTGACAGGATTAAACAGTTTGGTGCTGTACGGAGGGAGCATGAAGGCAGGAGACGAGACGTGCCCTACAAGCCTGGAACGGGACTGGACACCCTCGGGGCGGACATGAACAAGAGGACACAGGAAGTAGAGAGAGAGCCACCGGAGAAACCCCGCATGGCCTTCCAGTCTCCTATTCTGGAATACAGCACCGCTCTGGGGCACCTGGGTAACACGGCGAGCACCGGAGTCAGAAACGTCGGCGTTGCGGCGTTCAACAAAAACTTGCCCAAAGACTTCTCAGGAACTCTTGGAGAAATGGTTGCCCCCAG AGTTGCAAGAGTTGCTCCTCCACCTGCACCCACGCTGTCCGAGGCATACAGCACTCCGTACGATGAAGCCTACTATTACTACGGAGCCAGGAATCCCCTAGACCCGAATCTGACCAACT atggaCCTCCAGCAGAGCACCCACCGCCTAATCTACCAGTCGGAGCATTTAAATCAGTCCTTCAGCCTCCTGCTGGAGTCTTTGCACA ACCAGCTCCACAGTATGGCATTTCTCCTTCTGGAATTGGGATGGGAGCAAATCCTGAGCGGCACCAATATTCCAAGGACCGTACACAAAGCTACAAGGAGGCACTTCAACAACAG ATTGAAGAGAGGCAGGAAAGGAAGAGACGAGAGAGGGAGGAGCAGGAAAGGTACGAGGCGAAACTGGAGGCAGAGATGAAAGCCTATGAGCCGTGGGGAAGAGGAGGCGCTGGGGCTCCACTTAGGGACGAACAAGGAAACCTAATCA GTGATCTGAAGCGTATGCACAGAAGCAACGAGGAGGCATACGCCAACCCAGAGTCACGTAACAAAACAGAAGTAGAATCAGGGGAGTGCACTGGAGCCACAAAAAGGCCAGAGGATAAGGATTTTACTTTACACAGAGCATCAGATAACAAAG TTTCGTCCTTCACCCAGCCATCACCACACGCTCGAGGAAACGTGTTCAGCGAGCTTCCAACGCCACAGCAGCTCCGTGACCAGGAGAGATACAAGGAGAGTCTAAAACAGCAG ATAGAGGAGAAGCGGAGGATCGaagcagagaggagagagaagctgcggctggaggaggagaaggaggagaagaggcTGGCTGAAGAGAGAGTGCAAATGCAGAGGCAGTTTGAGGAGGAGCAAAAGAAGGAAAGACGCAAG GAAAACACCCGAGAGCAGGAGGTGAACCGGCAAGCTGAGGAGCGGCACAGGGAGGCCGAAAAGAAGAGGCAGGAAAAGAAGGGGAATGACGCATTAAAGCGGCAGTACGAGCAGGAAAGGCAAGCCCGGCTGGAACAG GAGTTCAGGACTCATTCACCACCCATCCCTACAATCCAAAAGAAATTAGGCCACCAGGTTTCTCCCAGACCGCCTTCAGTCAAGAGCCAACGGTCAACTTCAGCTTACTCT GTTCGGTCTATTTCCACTCCCCAGTCCCCACCTGTTCCTGCACGGAGGAACCAGATCAGAGCAGCAG aggaACAGCAAGATGTGATCAGGAAGTTATCATTTATGCGTCGGCACCTCCGAAGTGAGCAGAAACGGCTCGAAGGGCAGCTACAACACTCCGACAGAGAGGATACGCAAACTCCCTTGAAAAACAG agcGCAACCTCCACTCAACGCCTTTGACATAGCCAGGCTGCGGATGGAGATGCCTGTAAAGAGACCCCCTTCAAACACCAGAGCACTGAACAAGCAGATCATGCACGACTTCAACCAGCTCAAGTACAGAG ACAGCGAGTCCCGTGAAGAAGTAAGGCAGGCGTATCCCGAACCACCCACTGATGAGGCCAGCCTGGAAATCCAGCAGCAGGCTCTGCTCAGAGAGCAACAACAAAGACTCCACAACATGCAAAGAGCCAGAGCTGTCG ATTACTTTGACCTGTCATCTCCCATGAAGCCTGCTCCTCTTCGG AGTAACGGTTATGCCGAAGAGgccgagagagacacacaattAGAGTCCGAGAGTGCTTTTATCG ACGCTAACGGCTGTTCCTTACCCATAACACCGCGCTCCGATCGAATCTCTGCTCGAGAGAGAAGACGGCGTGCCAGGAGGAAGGACTACTCCGAT